Within Fusarium fujikuroi IMI 58289 draft genome, chromosome FFUJ_chr08, the genomic segment GAAGTTATCATCTTCTACAGCCTAGGTATATAGTTTACACGAGACGATATGAGTGGCTGTAGTCATTAATGGTTGGCCTCCAGCGTCAAGATGCATGCATAATAATCACTGCCTTTCCACTTATCAAGCAAGTCTCATGACATGTAAGCTCATTCAATGAACCAAATTTCTTCTCATAGGCTTTCATAATTTCATCAGATGAGGCGGTGGCTAAACTACGCACAAAAGCCACGTTCTATCATATCTCAAGAGAAACGAGTCTTACGGGGGTCCTGCAGGAGTCAGTGGCTTTCTACCATAGACAAAGTAGCTAATCCCAAAGTCAGTGTCACATCATCCAATCAGATTTAGTCGGCACTTACATAGGCCAATACGCATGAATCCTAGGGTTCTGCAAGTCCTTTCTCACATGCGCACAAAACACCCTCGTCTCCTCAGTCGACCACCCAAGCCCCCTCGTGAAATACGCCAACGACAAGCCATCTAAGCCGCCAGCGATATTCGCGCAGGCCCACGCCCCCAGCTCCTTAAACTTCCTTTCTCTGGGCCACGGATTTGACGGCCACTTCTGCTGCACCTCGACGATGTCGACAAACCCAGCGGCAGCGAGGTAGTTTTTATACTCGGTTGTCGGAAACACGGGACGACCGAGATTCTGACCAGCTTCGAAGCAGGATCTGCACCACTTGGAGAGGTAGCTTTCGGAGTGGAGGGTTCCGTCGTCGGAGCGGGCCGGGAGGGACATGTCTTGGAGTTCAAGATAACCGCCGGGCTCGAGGTTGTCGAAGGCAACTTTTATGATTTGCGGAAAGTCAGTGAAGCAGCCGAGCATCATGCGGGCAAAAATGAAGTCAAATTTCTGGGTCCAGGTCCATTCTTTTTCGAGGTCGTCTATTTCGAAGCTAACGTTTGGTGGGACACTGAGAAGGGATGTCAGTATTTTATCACGCGGTCGAGTGTTAAAAGCTTTGCGTACAGAGCTGGTTGGATCGGGCTCAGGTCAACGCCGATGACCTACAAAGTCAGTAAGATCAAGCAAGCTGCGCGACAAAGACATTGTTACCTCTGCTTGAGGGTTTGCATCAGCTGGACACATGTTAGCGCCTGATTTTATTCCATGTATTGCAACAAGATCTTACCGTAGTCAATCGCCCATGAGCCAGTGCCTGTTCCCATATCCAGAACGCGATTCGCACCTTTCGCTTTCGGACATAGAGCGAGGTCTCCGTCGAGCGTTCGTACGTAAAGCTCGTGTTGTAAGTCTAGTCATGTCAGCATTGCTCTGACAATTGCAAGTTCTGACATACCCAATCTTTCATTCTCTTCCTTTCATTCAGTCAGTAACATGTAGTATGCAAAATACCCGATCCGGTATTGAGTCTGTTGATCAAACCTACTTCGTCATTCGGCAGGACATATTCTATGACTGGTCAGTTTTTTGCTCCCGGTCGGCACGAGATTATCTTACTCCCACTACTCAAAGCATGATAGCTGCGACCATTTTCCTGTCGATAAGCCAAAATACTAGATGAGATTGAAACAACCGACGGCTCTACTTCCTATGCATCATCAAAATACGTCATTATGAGGCTCCGTCAAAGCGTAAAGTGACCCATGGCAGAAGCGAGTCATTGAAACTTACCTCGCCAATCGAGGAAtcggcatcgtcgtcgtcacctGCAGCCTATGCACGTCCAATCAAACCCCGCTCATGCACAAAAATAGGACCCTAGACTTTCTTACAATAGCATCTTGGATTTGGATAACAGGCTCTGGGGGCGGAGTGTTGCCCTCGTGCTGGGACTCTTGAAGTGCCATCGTCGATGGGGCCAGAATGTGATTAAGATGTGGATCGCGGAGGATTGATTCAAAGGAACGCCCCctctttctttattttttgtGCCGGGCCGTTCCTTGTGTAGCGTGATGGGCTCTTTCGATCCGTACCGTGGCGTTACTGATGTTCCGCCAATTGATTTGGACGGGGATGGCTTCCGGAATGCGCCATCGATGTGCAGAGTCATATTATTCAGGGGTCTTGGTCCGCTGTTGGTGGTACAGCTCCACTAACTATTTGGCATGCTGAAAACTGACGGACTTGTTAGAGGGGCTGTACTGCATGATATGAGTGGTTTTAATCAACGTCAAGCTCGGTAGCGTTCATGCGCCTTCAAATCACCATGATCTGATTGGACAAAGTCCGGTGAAGCCCGGCGCCGTTACAGGGTATCTCAATCTTCAACGGCGTCGTCGGCTGATTAGTCAATTGCTCCTGAACAAAAtgctttctcttccttcgCACGCTCATCACGGGTCGATGCACTGCTCAAACACACTTCAAGATGAGCGCTGAAGGCGATACCTCTGCAGGGTTCCTGCGCGATGTCTGGCAAGGCGTTGCCGACCATCCTCGCGCCGTCATTGCCACAGCGGCCCTTGGGCTAGTTGTTCTCTTCGCAGCTGACACGTTGCGCACTTGGTACCGACTATCACATGTTCCTGGTCCGTTTTGGGCGGGGTTCTCCAAAGCTTGGATGGTGAGACAATCCTTCAAGGGAATTCAGCCTTATGCGATTCAACAAGCCAATGAGAAATACGGTATGATCTAAATCTCGCACTTAGTAAGAGTAGCTAACTCTTTTTCAGGATCTCTCGTGCGCATTGGGCCAAATGAGCTGGCCACGGATGATCCCAAGCTGCTCAAGCGCATGATGTCAAGTCGCTCGGCTTATACAAGAGGACCTTGTAAGCTCTGTTCAGCTTTGGTTGATGGGAGATTTAACGATGAACTAAATGTAGTGGACAGGGTATAATGCTCTTCGTTTCGAGCCTGGAAAGGATaacctcttctccatgagaGATGATGACGCCCATGCAAAGCTGCGCAACAAGATGGCCGCTGGTGTAAGTCCTCCAACAGACCTATTGCCGTGACATGTAGCCTAACTCTATAACCAGTACTCTGGTAAAGAAAATGAGTCTCTCGAGCGCACCATCGATGAACATATCGCCAAACTCATCAGCCTATTGGAAACAAAGTATCTCTCAACAAAGGAAGACTACCGCCCAGTGGACTTTGCGCAAAAGATTCAGTTCTTCACTCTAGATGTCATCAGTGATCTTGCCTTCGGTCAGCCCTTCGGATACATTGAGCAAGATGATGACGTCTTTGATTTTATCAAGATCACAAAGTCCTACTTCCCAGTAACCTTGTTCATTGCCAATATCCCGTCGCTAGTGTCCTTACTGCATTCACGACTGTTCAGTGGTGCGTTGCCGAAGGAGAGTGATAAACTTGGCTTTGGTGCTTTCATCGGGTAAGTCTTGTCTGTGTCAAAAGTCTGTAGGAAGCTGACAATTTCAGCGTCGCAAACAAGAAGGTTGCGGAACGATTTGCGCCAGGTGCCGAGTCGCGTCCAGACATGCTTGGATCTTTCATCCGTCACGGATTaacacaagaagaagcttctaGGGAATCTCTTCTCAACGTCGTCGCTGGAAGTGACACCTCAGCAACTACGATCCGCCTCATCATGCTCAGCCTCCTAAGCAATCCAATCATGTATCTCAAACTTCGAAACGAAATCGACGCTGCAATCAAGGCCGGAAGTATCTCATCTCCGATAACCGATgctgaagcaagaaaactcccTTATCTTCAAGCCGTCATCCAAGAAGGTCTGAGGATCAAAGCCCCAGCAGCTGGGCCACTGTTCAAGCAGGTTCCTCCTCAAGGCGATGAGATCGACGGAAAGTTCATTCCTGGAGGTACACAGATCGGACAGTCGCCATTTGCTGTTTATCACTCCAAGGAGATCTTTGGTCAAGATGCAAGTCTCTTTTCACCTGAGCGATGGATCAATGCGGATCCTGCGAAATACGAAGCTATGGCTGAGGTTGTCAGTCTTGTGTTCTCGACCGGAAAGTATCAGTGTCTGGGCAAACCGGTGGCATTTATTGAGCTGAACAAGATCTTTGTTGAGGTGAGTCTTGACTGTTTGATGATGGTAAGGCTTGTGACTAATCACGCCTGACAGTTGTTGCGACGATTTGACTTTTGTATGGCTCGACCTGAAAGACCTCTTCATATCATGAACGCTGTAAGCTGTCTCCTCCGGTTTGACATTGTGGCTACTGACTGGTGGTGTAGGGAATTTGGCTGATTGAAGACTTCCCTGTTCGCATCACACGACGAGAAGTCTAAGTCCACCAATCTACGTACCAATAATTTATGTAAGCCTAGTATTGGACTTAATTATCAGTTTATTCACCACAGATGAAACTGTCGATCAATCATACCGGGTATAGGGTCAATGAAGCTTACATTTGAAGAGTCAGACAGCCAAGTTGTTTGTCATGGAATGTTTTTTAGTGTCGTTATTCGTCACTTGAACAGAATTATGATTGGTCCAAGGTTCTTGGCACTCTAGACCGCCGTGAAGCATCAATtgataaattaattttaacaTGGGGCTAGTACCCGGGCTACTGAGCCAGCTGAGGGCCTCTGTCAATAGCGTCAAGCCTCATCAGCCAGCTGTCGCGCGGGAAAATGAACCCCTGACAACATGTAAATACTACCGTTTAATCCGCCTTCGCATTTCCACGATTCCTTTTGATCTATAGCGTCTCTTCCAATCCAACTCTTGTCACTCTTTATCGCTACGAAAATGCGCTTCAACACCCTTTTCGCGTTTAGTCTTGTGACTGATGTTGCAATGGCTAGCGTTTGCAAACCTCGACCTTCCGCCAGTTCTAGTGAGTTTTTTTCTGGGAAGATGCTTGGAGATCGTTTCTAATTTAATACAGGTGTTGTGTCTGCCGAGACTGTTACTTCGACCATTTCTGCCACTGCTCCAACGACGACTGTCGAAGCTGAAACGACGGCTTCTATTCCTGCCGATCTGTCGACTACTACCAGTCTCACGTCTACTGCTGATGATAAGACTACAACTGAGACTACCGAGCCAGCCACTACCACCGAAACATCAGTGTCGGTCGATTTGTCAACTACGCTTGCGACAACTGGCACTGCAGAGACCGCCACTACAGATGCTACGACCACCGAGGAGGCTACACCCACTGCGGTGACTACGTCTGCGGAGACAACAACAGCCGATGCCACCACCACAACCGCAGATACCTTCGTTCCAATCCCAACATTCAACGTCATCGCTACCGATACGCAAGTCTACGGCCAAAAACTCCGCGGCCATGTAACAACAGATTACGAAATGGGATGGAACCTCGAAGGCTCCCCACCAATCCTCGCATTCTCCATCGACTCCGACACAAACCAAGTCAGAGAAATAGCCAATGGAAACTACCTTTGTCTCCAATACGGCGTCAGAGACAGCGATAGCGATAGCAACAGCGACATCcacttcctcaagctctgCGATCCCGGCACCGAGACCAACGTCATGGGCGGGATCGCTATGGTCACATGTGAGCAGACTCGCGATCGCAGGCTGAAGTGCTCTGCTCCCGCTGGGCAGTGCGTGGAGGACTCTCTTACTAGGATCCCGATTTGTTCGGCCCTGCCTGGGACGTTTACGGGATTTTATGCGTATTCTGGTTTGACAACGGGTATTGCTCTTGTTATGGGACGGGAGGGTAATGATCCTACTGCTGATACGCAGACTATTGACTTTGAGATTGAACCTGCTGTAATCTATGATTAATAGTTAGAGCTCATCTACTGAAGGCGGGACAACGTTCTTCATCATTTTTTGCGTAAAGTTTTAAACTACATCATGTTTGATCATGCAGTAATTGAGTTAAGATTATGGTTATTCTTGGTCTAAAATCTTAGTTCCAAAATTCTTGGACGGTTCTTCTCACTGTCGCGCTATTGACTTGAAGCGTCGTAGTGGCGTTTTGCTAGTTTCTGAACTATTGCAATAACCACGTCTCGATCGTCGGCTAACAGCCctgaaagaaagaaatgagCAGCTCCAGTACGGATACATGCGAGCAGACCACTTACCGATAGCACAGATCCTGTGCTAGGCGTTGAGTGCATCTTCGACCCAGTCTGCACGCCGACTAGCGGAGACTTTACACGTTTTACACTTGTTCTGGGAGATCGGATAGACTCTGGCTTGCTATCGATTCGAGCAGCAACTCGCCAACTGATAGCACTGATCAGCTCATTGAGTTTGACATCACGCCAAATGAGTCCAAGTAGAGAGTTTGACGTAAAAGTGTTGAGAACATCGATGCAGTATAGACAGGAAATTGAGTTAACAGATTTTGGGCCAGGATAATGTAGTATATGACCGTGCCTTGATATGAACTTGAAAATACGATTAAAAACTTTTGTGGCTTCTATCTGCTTGGATCAGGCTTATGAGTAGCCAGCTCACTGCCGAAATCACTCCCTTTGACTGAATCAGCAATAATACAACGCTCGTCGCTGTCTCGACTTGCTTCTGTTTGTGGTCCACCAACAGAAATGATTTGTTCAGATCTAGATGCGTCGCTCTTCCAGATACCTGGACGAGGGCTTCGAGCAGCTATATCTGACAGGTTGTAGCCCTTTGCGGGACCACCCGGCCCTGTATAGTACAAGGAACTCTTTTTGGTTGATCCGAAAATGCGGGGGAAGATCTTGCCCAAGGGTTGCCGTAGCACTGGCAGACAGGCAGCGATGATGCCGAGGTTAGCTTCGATGAGGGTCCACACGCCGCGATCAATAAAGTTCCATGTCATGTCTTTCTTATTCCTGAGAGAATTCGAGACCGACGTTACTCGGAGGATCGATGCGATGGTGACACTTTGAAGTTGGTTAGTCCTAGTCTTGAGATATTAGGGCTTGTACTCACAATCCACCTAGCAGAAAGATGCAGCAGAGCAGCAGTTTTTCCCGTCTGCTGGTCTGCAGCCGCATGATGGGCATAATGGGAAGGGCCAACACCATAACGTCGGTCAAGATATTGAGGACAGCGTAAGCAACCCAAAACTTATTCGAGTCGATGCACTTGGCATCAACTGACTTGTCCCATGCGCCTTTGATGGGAACACATTGCCAGATTGTCGCAGCAATACCACCAATACTGTATCCCACCACGACGCCCAAGACCACAAATGACCAAACACGAAACGATTTCGTGACAAATAATCGTAGATATAACAGAATAGCGGCGACTTTGTTGAGGCAGACGGTTGCCTTGTATGGTGTCTGAGCGATAAAGAACATCTTTAACGCCATCCGAAGATCGGGCTTTTCGAGATCGGCTTTGTGCATTCCGTAGCCATGGTGTATCGCAAGCTGTATGTACGTCGACAGAAGAACAGATGATATCTTGGATAATTAGCGATGGTACCATTGCTCCGGAGGTCGAACAACTTACCAGAGACACAATAATGGCAACATCATCTGATCCAAGCTTGTGGATTGAGTACCGCGCAATACATCTCGCAACGACAAACAGCCCCGATGAGATGATCATCACTAAGGATGTGATGTATAGCTTCCAGCCATGATTGTCGACGCCATCGGCGGGAAATCCCATACCTCTGTCAATCATTTTTGTGGCTTCACCCTCCACGGACGGGCTAGAGTGGCACTTGGAGAGGGGCCAAGGAGGACCCCCAGTATATAAAGTTGCGCAGACATCGGTTCCAACAGCGCGGCACAGCCAATGGTGCAATAGACCTATGTCACCCGGCACATCACGATATGATGCAGAACGGTACTGCTACAAGTAGTGCCGGGCCATCGTATGTTGGCTCCAAAGTCACGAGGACTTACTTTCGGAGACAACGGAAGTGTAACCGCATTTTCGGCTCAATAGAGTGAGTAGGTATCGAATGACGACAGAGCCAACAAAGACTCCGTAGCGACCATCCTGTCTTGGTAGTGAGGGAATAGAATCAATCTccgaagaagaaaggatgaACGGTCCTTTTGCCTGCGATCCGGGGTGAACCAACCAGTAGGTGGTGTCATTTCATGCAGGGGTGAGGCACGGCGTATTGTTTTGCGGAGGTTGGAAAGATGAGACATGCCACGAACCATTGAGGTGACGAAAACACGGAAATAAGAGCGAATAATGCGATTAGAGTTCTCCCATGTTCCATTgtaaagaaaaactactcTAGGAATTAACTTGTGGCTTCATTCTTCATCCCATTGTCTGCGGGCCGTGCCCCTGTCAAACCGTTGATCCGGAAAGGTCGGCCGCTAAGTTCATCCTGACCTGGTCACATCCTTTGTGGATTCCTATTCAGGGCACTTCCCCGATGCGCGTCCCAGTGGTTAAATAAAGTTCCCAAATCTCCCCATCCCAACTTGAGACAGTGACTTTGCCTTCTGTCACCCCCTGCGCTACTGCACCTCCATCATGTACGCGGTCAATTGGGCTTTTGCATTCGCCCTTTGGGCAGGTCTGGCTGCTGCAACGCCGAAATGCAACCCATCCAAGTATATCACCGTCGATACGGCGAATGGACCGATCACTGGCCATGTTGCAGACAATTCGCCCTGTGTTGTTGAATATCTGGGTATTCCGTATGCGAAACCGCCGGTGGACAAGTTGAGATTTGCGGCTCCTCAGCGTATTACCTCTTActccaagaagccttttGAGGCGAAGAGTTTTGGATATGACTGTCCATTGACGGCGAGTAAGAAGGTGGATTATCCTGATATGACACCCCAAGCCCAGCGGATTATTTCATACTTTGCCAGCGCGGCCGGAACTCCCCAGAGTGAAGACTGTTTGACACTCAATATTTGGTCCAAGGCCACGCCCAACTCTGCCAGAGCAAACAAGCCCGTGCTTGTCTTCTTCTATGGTGGACGTAAGTTACTAGCGTGTCGTGCATCAAGACCGAGACTGATTTGGTGATACAGGCTTTGCTATCGGAAACACTGACAGTCCTTTCTACAATGGCAAATACTTTGCTGACGCAGAGGACATTATCGTCATCACCGTCAACTACCGTATCAACATCTTTGGCTTTCCCGGCGCACCTGGCGAGACTCAGAACTTAGGTCTACGCGATCAACGAGCTGCTGTCGAGTGGGTTCGCGATAACATCTGGAGATTTGGAGGCAATCCTTCCAAGATCACCATCGCCGGCCAATCTTCAGGCGGCGTAGCTGTTGACTACTGGACGTACGCTTACAAGAAGGACCCAATTGTCAACGGGATCATCGCCCCATCAGGCAACGCTTTTAGTTTTCCTGTTAACTCCGCTGCTGTCCAAGAGAAGAACTGGGCTTCGGTTGTGGCAGCCGTAGGATGCAACACTACCAGCGAGGTAATGTCTTGTATGCGCAAGGTCGACTGGGAGGATATCAAGAAGGCAGCTGCTAGTATCAAGCCTGCTGCTAGCTCTAGTGTTCTTCGATCCATCCCTCCATTTTACCCCAAGCCAGATAACGAGATTGTCTTTTCAGACTACGTCAGTCGAACCAAGAGCGGAAACTTTGTCAAAGTCCCCATTCTGTTTGGCAATAACAATAACGAAGACGGATACTACCGTATTCCCGCCTACGGAAATGGAGTTGTTCCTACCGACGCCCAAGTCAAATCGTTTCTTCTCGAGTCATTCACCTGTCCCGTATCGTACCAGGCCAAGGCGCGACGAGATCACAATACACCATCATGGGCGTACCGGTATCTGGCAGACTGGGATAATACGAGATTGTTCCCTACGAGTGGCGCGTACCATGGAGTTGATCTGCACATGATCTTCGGCGCATCTGGCGATGTCAGTGGCATTGAGCCATCGGCGGACCAGAAAAAGCTCACCAAGATCATGCAGCATGCTTGGTACTCATTCAGCGATGATCCTTGGTCTGGTTTGAGCAAGCTTGGGTGGCCTAAATTTGATTCCAGCCGTAAGACCTTGATTGAACTGGGTAAGAGCACGAAGCCTCGTGTCGACTTTGTGAAGCCTTCTGTCTACGACGCTGCTTGCTCAACAGTCACGATGGGGGCGCTTTCGACTTCTACGTAGGATAGAACATTTTTGTGAAACGCTTTTGGTaattcaagaagcttggactATTatgccaacaacagcattTCAAAATCCGTCGTTCTCTATTTGGTTGATGACTCTCTAGAAGTTCCTTCGCGATATGTCCATACCCCAACAGACGCCTGCGACTAGTACCTGCTATGGACTGTGCACTTTTGTAAAAGTACTTCGTCATCAAAATGGCATTAGCTCCAATCAATTCTGCATGAAGTTGTAGGATTGTAAAATAATTCTTGCAAGTAAATGATATCTTATCGCAGACCTTCATTCGCCGTCAACAGACACTGGGTCGGCAGACTCACTTTTGTCCCTGATCCTAGCGCCTCAGATAACAGTGCAACCTGTCGCATTTCACGAAAGAgggtaaataaataaaaattcTACAAGCCAGTAGGAAATACAGCAGACAAGTCGGTAAGCGAGTTTGCCACACGTCTCAGTCTGATGTCCGTGAGAAAACGGAAGTAAGGACTATCAAATACTGTTATCACATTCCTTATCGTTCACGCTGTAGCGCATCAAACtgtttaagcttaatttaCACTTTTTATGGTAAAACATGCATAAGATATCTCTAATTCGACAGTCTAGACAAGTCTAGGGCTTGATGTGAGGGGTGTCGGGACTTGGTGCTCCGTTGGAACATCTCACTGTGATTCGGTACCCCCACCACCATCTTTTAGatttcagccagccacgtACGGGATATGAAGCGTGTTTATCCGGATTAGGGAGTCATTCATCACCCACGCTCAGCCGCAAGCCTCTTCATGCAAAGATATACACCTGTCACATATGATTGTCACAGGTCACTACCCActcgagagcaagaagattGCCAAGTGAGAGCAGGGTGCAAGATTTATTCAGCGTAAAATCTTCTAACATACACCAGGCTTGCCTAAATCTCTTTGTCATGTAGGATAACGGTCCTGGACTCCCTTGCCCTCCCACGCCACCTCCATTACGAGCAAGAGTTTTAGCAATGCTGCAGTCCTGAGTAGTCGACACAGTAATGTATCAATTACACGATGCCAGTATGGCTGAAAAGGTTATCGGCTGATCGATTCTTGCTTTCAGCCGCACCTTGAGACATCGTCCTCAGAGAGCCATAAAAATGGCTACCATCAAGACAGGATGCCAGAATAAAGTAGTCTAAAGATGTAACAAAAGATAGAAAGCTCGCCTAAATCTTTTCGTCACTGAGGTCTCaagctttcttgcttccccTTGCAGATATAACTTGAGAGGGGTTCATCCGTtttctgaagaagaggcgCTATTATCACTGCCGTTGTCCGTCAAGGTCGCTATAAGAACCTCTCCCATCCTGTGCTTAATCATATCACTCTTCGCAGTGACACTTACATATCTCATCACACAATCCTTGTCCTCAATCCCCTATACTCAACCCCTTCACCATGTCTGGCCCTACCATCAATGGAAATGCTTTCTCCGTCTCGTCCCTCCCGGATGGCCCTGAGCAGCCTGGcggggatgagatgagagtcAATCATCTCCCCGAGAACACTAATTATATCGTTCTCGAAACCCAAGACCCTCTCAAGAGGCCTGAGAAAAGAACCCTCCAAGATCTCCACGTCGAGCTACATGAATATCTCGGCGGCAACACTTGGCTCTGCCGCTATGAGCCCACGGACATCAAGTCCCTGCGCGACCTTGCTTTCGTCAAGGATGCGAAGCCCCTGCAGCCAGAGCTAAAGCTCCAGCCA encodes:
- a CDS encoding related to pisatin demethylase (cytochrome P450), which codes for MSAEGDTSAGFLRDVWQGVADHPRAVIATAALGLVVLFAADTLRTWYRLSHVPGPFWAGFSKAWMVRQSFKGIQPYAIQQANEKYGSLVRIGPNELATDDPKLLKRMMSSRSAYTRGPWYNALRFEPGKDNLFSMRDDDAHAKLRNKMAAGYSGKENESLERTIDEHIAKLISLLETKYLSTKEDYRPVDFAQKIQFFTLDVISDLAFGQPFGYIEQDDDVFDFIKITKSYFPVTLFIANIPSLVSLLHSRLFSGALPKESDKLGFGAFIGVANKKVAERFAPGAESRPDMLGSFIRHGLTQEEASRESLLNVVAGSDTSATTIRLIMLSLLSNPIMYLKLRNEIDAAIKAGSISSPITDAEARKLPYLQAVIQEGLRIKAPAAGPLFKQVPPQGDEIDGKFIPGGTQIGQSPFAVYHSKEIFGQDASLFSPERWINADPAKYEAMAEVVSLVFSTGKYQCLGKPVAFIELNKIFVELLRRFDFCMARPERPLHIMNAGIWLIEDFPVRITRREV
- a CDS encoding related to triacylglycerol lipase V precursor, producing MYAVNWAFAFALWAGLAAATPKCNPSKYITVDTANGPITGHVADNSPCVVEYLGIPYAKPPVDKLRFAAPQRITSYSKKPFEAKSFGYDCPLTASKKVDYPDMTPQAQRIISYFASAAGTPQSEDCLTLNIWSKATPNSARANKPVLVFFYGGRFAIGNTDSPFYNGKYFADAEDIIVITVNYRINIFGFPGAPGETQNLGLRDQRAAVEWVRDNIWRFGGNPSKITIAGQSSGGVAVDYWTYAYKKDPIVNGIIAPSGNAFSFPVNSAAVQEKNWASVVAAVGCNTTSEVMSCMRKVDWEDIKKAAASIKPAASSSVLRSIPPFYPKPDNEIVFSDYVSRTKSGNFVKVPILFGNNNNEDGYYRIPAYGNGVVPTDAQVKSFLLESFTCPVSYQAKARRDHNTPSWAYRYLADWDNTRLFPTSGAYHGVDLHMIFGASGDVSGIEPSADQKKLTKIMQHAWYSFSDDPWSGLSKLGWPKFDSSRKTLIELGKSTKPRVDFVKPSVYDAACSTVTMGALSTST
- a CDS encoding related to methyltransferase, whose product is MALQESQHEGNTPPPEPVIQIQDAIAAGDDDDADSSIGEEVEPSVVSISSSILAYRQENGRSYHALSSGKYVLPNDEEENERLDLQHELYVRTLDGDLALCPKAKGANRVLDMGTGTGSWAIDYADANPQAEVIGVDLSPIQPALVPPNVSFEIDDLEKEWTWTQKFDFIFARMMLGCFTDFPQIIKVAFDNLEPGGYLELQDMSLPARSDDGTLHSESYLSKWCRSCFEAGQNLGRPVFPTTEYKNYLAAAGFVDIVEVQQKWPSNPWPRERKFKELGAWACANIAGGLDGLSLAYFTRGLGWSTEETRVFCAHVRKDLQNPRIHAYWPIYFVYGRKPLTPAGPP
- a CDS encoding related to integral membrane protein; protein product: MIDRGMGFPADGVDNHGWKLYITSLVMIISSGLFVVARCIARYSIHKLGSDDVAIIVSLISSVLLSTYIQLAIHHGYGMHKADLEKPDLRMALKMFFIAQTPYKATVCLNKVAAILLYLRLFVTKSFRVWSFVVLGVVVGYSIGGIAATIWQCVPIKGAWDKSVDAKCIDSNKFWVAYAVLNILTDVMVLALPIMPIMRLQTSRREKLLLCCIFLLGGFVTIASILRVTSVSNSLRNKKDMTWNFIDRGVWTLIEANLGIIAACLPVLRQPLGKIFPRIFGSTKKSSLYYTGPGGPAKGYNLSDIAARSPRPGIWKSDASRSEQIISVGGPQTEASRDSDERCIIADSVKGSDFGSELATHKPDPSR